The Desulfuromonas versatilis genome has a segment encoding these proteins:
- a CDS encoding tandem-95 repeat protein produces the protein MTKTYRKKCRNFGRAPRRWLTAAFCVFAMLAGPLGGLAHALSNTATGFFSGTIALGSSTATVNRLAAAAVTTAAAEILPNQVVVGSSNTFKYHILPQIGPTDTGLNWVRITAPAGYALSGTPAVSVGGAGKPQNCPAPGAGQACATIAGQQITILLGDEVNDLTPDPRIQVTFDAVAPASPGSALFSSEIDDTTTVEVSQATLPGDANGTAGDSDILTVTAQGYAITSAVAEIAPNLISPGSPGNSFVYDILPQVGANDTGVNQARITAPAGFSNFSVTGVLRDGSGQTASASCPTPGINEYCASVSAPQITITLGSRITVSGTNLRILFAADAPAAPGSGDFTSEVNDTATPLVGFQSTASGDADFDPGDANSITVVVGNSNPVAQPDSFSLDENSPLQTLDVLADNGSGPDTDPDGDTLRITAVGATDNGGTAIINDNGTPADLTDDFIQYAPAAAFFGTETFSYTIEDGNGGSNSALVTVTVNPINDPPVLDPVGDRAVDELQALTFTATAMDPDLPANNLTFSLQGSPPAGSAITPTGDFSWTPSEAQGPGVYPVTIRVTDDGTPNLFDEETINITVNEVNIAPVLTPIGDRGVDELQALTFTATATDPDLPANTLSFSLQGSPPAGAAITPSGEFSWTPTEAQGPGVYPVTIRVSDDGSPGLFAEETINITVNEVNNPPVLTPIGDRTIDELSALNFSASATDSDGNNLSFSLQGSPPAGAVITATGDFSWTPSEAQGPGVYPVTVRVTDDGSPNLFDEETINITVNEVNNPPTLNPIGDRAVDELQALTFTATATDSDLPANSLSFSLQGSPPAGAAITATGDFSWTPSEAQGPGVYPVTIRVTDDGTPNLFAEETINITVNEVNTAPLVTNPGDQANGEGDAVSLSISAVDNDLPANLLTYSAAGLPSGLTINPGTGEISGTVGLTAAAGSPYAVTVTVTDNGAPVMQGQVVFQWTVTDTNQAPSLNPIGDRTVDELAPLTFTASGSDPDGNNLSFSLQGSPPAGAAITATGDFSWTPSEAQGPGVYPVTVRVTDDGTPNLFAEETINITVNEVNSSPVLNPIGDRSVDELSTLAFTPTATDADLPANNLIFTLQGSPPAGASITPTGDFSWTPGEAQGPGVYPVTVRVTDDGTPSLFAEETINITVNEVNSPPVLNPIGDRTVDELSALAFTAAATDPDLPANTLSFSLQGSPPAGAAITATGDFSWTPSEAQGPGVYPVTVRVTDNGTPNLFAEETINITVNEVSNPPTLNPIGDRSVNELQALSFSAIASDTDGNGLSFSLQGSPPAGAAITPAGVFSWTPSEAQGPGVYPVTVRVTDDSPSNLFTEETINITVNEVNSAPSLSPIGDHSVDELASLTFTATASDADLPANILTYSLQGSSPAGATITPTGDFTWTPSEAQGPGVYPVTIRVSDNGSPIRFAEETINITVNEVNAGPAPQDDAFEAAEGSRDNPLDVLGNDSDPDPGDTLVISAVGSPDRGGAVAVAPGGAGLVYTPVAGFLGSETFSYTVRDSSGATAAASVTVTVRERSAHPEYSSLTAVPTLVIADGVSASIVTASLHDAEHKAVSGKNISWSAAWESTAGAIAPLAVGSPANFAPSWGVSDLNGAVVASLTSTVPGVATVTGTNLTDGFELAARPLVIFTQGQVLELDKSSNRSEVLVGDVVTYSIALRNTVDRDVTAVRVDDKLPPNFKYVKGSTLVNGARAADPTGSRTLSFDIGTVPALADANGNGRADPGEPGYVTLSYQLVVGSGANTGDFVNRAVARDVCETCYLSNPAEARVRVAVDPLFDLGTIIGKVFEDHDGDGWQDPGEEGVPGAMVALDDGTYVLTDAYGRYHFPAVKPGQRLVKINLQSLAAGAEATQGETRVLSLTEGLLAKANFGVRYRYQSRSIGDQGETGLRLESEAYRRPLEVVGNTGGMTLLVNGEPLALPGNSVRMTLEDLDEVIDIKGGALAEPVRFDLGVDAGREVAGWRFVIMDGAGEPLRVFEGRGNPPPAIRWNGRTDAGKLVPGGSICQYQMEVRYADGSHTTSSRRLFGVNCSSAISLDLTGSAFISGSATLSPEARDALRKAAEVFKNYPDERIVIEGHTDWVGTDEYNLDLAKRRAEAAVAFLVEQGKLPRERFVVRWFGESRPIASNDMEEGRALNRRVEIKGEFQEVERARLHDQFRTEPQVRLNGREVEVTEGGRFAAQVNGEDLERLDVEMGDQQGRTSRVSFPVPTLEIVDPVGETRLAAGDLPQAPGQDPQQPLLQYRLVGRTEPGNQVELDGEPLQVGADGTFTGELPLRRGENPFAILVRNPAGVTRVGGVDLTLSEREADGKLVMLAKPVPSLTVKLPPAGGKLQTPVLTVSGTTDPGNSVLVNGLRVAVRPDGRFASTLELPDGKSTLKVEVSDPEGNRGAIEQALEVSDTRLFFLAFADGKVSQLKARGNLDNAGVDKSSQVVSDGRIALYLKGVIAGRYLITAALDTGQQKAENLFSDLDEVENDRLLTNLDPDKLYPVYGDDSTLVYDTQSQGKLYLALDSDELHLLLGNYAVNLSDTELAAYQRTLYGGHLVYQSPSRTRYGDPHTKVEAFAAEVRQAHIRDELRATGGSLYFLSQDPVIEGSEQVTLVVRDKNTGLVLARVPQQQNVDYTIKYDQGRILFHRPVASVHQDGRLVDRALLPGNPVFIQVDYETELESFEKTAFGGRVRQQLGDHLAVGGSYVQDELEAGSYELSGLDAEIRLGDGTRILGEYATSSGADALTRISEDGGLSYRSFAAGGDQDGSAWKTALEVDIGEWFGSPDRYQAGAYIKQLRPGFLSAGNFAEQGTEKYGAHLRLRLSGRDRLLARYDREQLEAGDPAALGEADTGTLQWEHDHGRWGVTGEYQVRQSREVSGRKLEDSQLAAARFRLDITERLTSWLEHQQTVKGPRNDQTTLGAEYQVNDLLALNASGTVGSEGNSAQGGASLAVGQGHIYLTQRLAEERAGRVRTTIVGGETPYGENTKVYSEYHWERSPDGYRNLSLFGAERRWDLFKGVRVLLSGEYGEIPGEPEDTRRYTVSGGVSYNPRDGLKISTRNEVRRERGGVERTQYLTTNHLEVRLNPDYTLLGKYRYSVTRDEELERVEARFTEASLGLAYRPVAHDRFNALLRYTYLRDRQAQNLLGDEREESQSHVASAEWSLDINRHLEWVDKEAIRIKKEKLGNRGSGETTTWLSIHRLNYHLLPKIDVGAEYRMLVQDEAQDQRQGWLIEVTWQMVQNFRLGVGYNFTDFSDDEFSDNDYSVEGWFVRAQGVY, from the coding sequence ATGACGAAGACTTATCGCAAAAAATGCCGAAATTTCGGCCGCGCCCCCAGGCGCTGGCTGACGGCGGCGTTTTGCGTCTTCGCCATGCTTGCCGGGCCCTTGGGGGGGCTGGCCCATGCCCTGTCCAACACGGCCACCGGTTTTTTCAGCGGCACCATCGCCCTGGGCAGCTCCACCGCGACGGTGAACCGCCTGGCCGCCGCCGCGGTGACCACCGCCGCTGCGGAGATTTTGCCGAACCAGGTGGTGGTCGGCAGCAGCAATACCTTCAAGTATCATATCCTCCCGCAGATCGGTCCAACAGATACCGGGCTGAACTGGGTCCGTATCACCGCCCCGGCCGGTTACGCCCTCTCCGGCACCCCTGCCGTTTCCGTCGGTGGGGCGGGAAAACCCCAGAACTGCCCGGCCCCCGGCGCCGGACAGGCCTGCGCGACCATCGCCGGGCAGCAGATCACCATTCTGCTCGGCGACGAAGTCAATGACCTGACGCCTGACCCCCGCATCCAGGTCACCTTCGACGCGGTCGCGCCGGCGTCTCCGGGCAGCGCCCTTTTCAGTTCGGAGATCGATGACACCACCACGGTCGAGGTCTCTCAGGCGACCCTGCCCGGAGACGCCAACGGGACCGCTGGGGACAGCGACATCCTCACTGTTACCGCGCAAGGATATGCAATCACCAGTGCCGTCGCCGAAATAGCGCCCAACCTGATCTCCCCCGGCAGCCCTGGCAACAGTTTCGTCTATGACATCCTGCCCCAGGTCGGTGCCAACGATACCGGCGTCAACCAGGCCCGGATCACCGCACCCGCCGGCTTCAGCAATTTTTCGGTGACCGGCGTCCTGCGGGACGGCAGCGGCCAGACGGCCAGTGCGAGCTGCCCCACTCCGGGAATCAATGAATACTGCGCCTCGGTGTCGGCGCCGCAGATCACCATTACCCTGGGCTCCAGGATCACGGTTTCAGGGACCAATCTCCGGATCCTCTTCGCTGCCGATGCCCCGGCCGCTCCGGGTTCGGGGGACTTTACCTCGGAGGTCAACGACACGGCGACCCCCCTGGTCGGTTTTCAGAGTACCGCATCCGGCGATGCCGACTTCGACCCGGGCGATGCCAACAGCATCACCGTCGTGGTGGGCAACTCAAACCCCGTGGCCCAGCCGGACAGCTTCAGCCTCGACGAGAACAGCCCCCTGCAGACCCTGGATGTTCTGGCCGACAACGGCAGCGGGCCCGACACCGACCCGGACGGCGATACCCTGCGCATCACAGCGGTCGGCGCCACCGACAACGGCGGCACTGCGATTATCAACGACAACGGCACGCCCGCCGACCTGACCGACGACTTCATACAGTACGCCCCGGCGGCGGCATTTTTCGGGACGGAGACATTCTCCTATACCATCGAGGACGGCAATGGCGGCAGCAACAGCGCCCTGGTGACGGTCACCGTCAATCCGATCAACGACCCGCCGGTGCTCGACCCGGTGGGCGATCGCGCGGTGGATGAGCTGCAGGCATTAACCTTCACCGCAACCGCGATGGACCCGGATCTGCCGGCGAACAATCTCACTTTCAGCCTGCAGGGCAGCCCGCCGGCCGGCTCGGCGATCACCCCCACCGGCGATTTCAGCTGGACGCCCTCCGAGGCGCAAGGGCCAGGGGTCTACCCGGTGACCATCCGGGTGACCGACGACGGCACGCCGAACCTGTTCGACGAGGAGACCATCAACATCACGGTCAACGAGGTCAACATCGCCCCGGTTCTCACCCCCATCGGCGACCGAGGGGTGGATGAACTGCAGGCGTTGACCTTCACCGCCACGGCGACGGACCCGGATCTTCCGGCCAACACCCTGAGTTTCAGCCTGCAGGGGAGCCCGCCGGCCGGCGCGGCCATCACCCCCTCCGGCGAATTCAGCTGGACGCCCACTGAGGCGCAAGGGCCCGGCGTCTACCCGGTGACCATCCGGGTGAGCGACGACGGCTCGCCTGGTCTGTTTGCCGAGGAGACCATCAACATCACCGTCAACGAGGTCAACAACCCCCCGGTTCTTACCCCTATCGGCGACCGGACGATCGACGAACTGTCGGCCCTGAATTTCAGCGCATCTGCCACCGATTCCGATGGCAACAACCTGAGCTTCAGCCTGCAGGGGAGCCCGCCTGCCGGCGCGGTGATCACAGCCACCGGTGATTTCAGCTGGACGCCCAGCGAAGCCCAGGGTCCCGGCGTCTATCCCGTGACGGTTCGGGTGACCGACGACGGCTCGCCGAACCTGTTCGACGAAGAGACCATCAACATCACCGTCAACGAGGTCAACAACCCGCCGACCCTCAACCCCATTGGCGACCGAGCGGTGGATGAACTGCAGGCGTTGACCTTCACCGCCACGGCTACGGACTCGGATCTTCCGGCCAACAGCCTGAGCTTCAGCCTTCAGGGCAGCCCGCCGGCCGGCGCGGCGATCACCGCCACCGGGGATTTCAGCTGGACTCCCAGCGAAGCCCAGGGACCGGGCGTCTACCCGGTGACTATCCGGGTCACCGACGACGGCACGCCGAACCTGTTCGCCGAAGAGACCATCAACATCACGGTCAACGAGGTCAACACGGCGCCTTTGGTCACAAATCCCGGGGATCAGGCGAACGGAGAGGGCGATGCGGTCAGTTTATCGATCAGTGCCGTGGATAATGACCTGCCCGCCAACCTTTTGACCTATTCGGCCGCGGGGCTGCCGTCCGGACTGACCATCAACCCGGGCACCGGGGAGATTTCGGGGACTGTCGGATTGACCGCCGCAGCCGGCAGCCCTTATGCCGTCACTGTCACGGTTACCGACAATGGCGCCCCGGTGATGCAGGGGCAGGTGGTATTTCAGTGGACGGTCACGGATACCAACCAGGCACCATCTCTCAATCCCATCGGCGACCGGACGGTGGATGAGTTGGCGCCTCTGACCTTTACCGCCAGCGGTTCAGACCCGGATGGCAACAATCTGAGCTTCAGCCTGCAGGGAAGCCCGCCGGCCGGCGCGGCCATCACCGCCACGGGAGATTTCAGCTGGACCCCCAGCGAAGCCCAGGGGCCCGGCGTCTACCCGGTGACGGTTCGGGTCACCGACGACGGCACGCCGAATCTGTTCGCCGAAGAGACCATCAACATCACGGTCAACGAGGTCAACAGTTCGCCAGTCCTCAACCCCATCGGCGACCGCTCGGTGGATGAGCTGTCCACCCTGGCCTTTACCCCCACGGCGACCGATGCGGATCTGCCGGCGAACAACCTGATTTTCACCCTGCAGGGGAGCCCCCCCGCTGGAGCGTCCATCACCCCCACCGGAGATTTCAGCTGGACGCCCGGCGAAGCCCAGGGGCCCGGCGTCTACCCGGTGACGGTTCGGGTCACCGACGACGGCACCCCGAGCCTGTTCGCCGAGGAGACCATCAACATCACGGTCAACGAGGTCAACAGCCCGCCGGTCCTCAACCCCATCGGCGACCGGACGGTGGACGAACTGTCCGCCCTGGCCTTCACAGCAGCTGCGACCGACCCGGATCTGCCGGCGAACACCTTGAGCTTCAGCCTGCAGGGGAGCCCGCCGGCCGGCGCGGCGATCACGGCCACCGGCGATTTCAGCTGGACGCCTAGCGAAGCGCAGGGCCCCGGGGTTTACCCGGTGACGGTTCGGGTGACCGACAACGGCACGCCGAACCTGTTTGCCGAAGAGACCATCAACATCACCGTCAACGAGGTCAGCAACCCGCCGACCCTCAACCCCATTGGTGACCGGTCGGTCAATGAGCTTCAGGCGCTGAGTTTCAGCGCCATTGCCTCTGACACTGACGGCAACGGCCTTTCCTTCAGCCTGCAGGGCAGCCCGCCGGCCGGGGCGGCGATCACCCCCGCCGGGGTTTTCAGCTGGACGCCCAGCGAAGCCCAGGGTCCCGGCGTCTATCCGGTGACGGTTCGGGTGACCGACGACAGTCCGTCGAACCTGTTCACCGAAGAGACCATCAACATCACGGTCAACGAGGTCAACAGTGCTCCGAGCCTCTCCCCCATCGGTGATCATTCGGTGGACGAACTGGCGAGTCTGACCTTCACCGCCACGGCGAGCGACGCGGATCTGCCGGCCAACATCCTGACCTACAGCCTGCAGGGCAGTTCCCCGGCCGGGGCGACGATCACCCCCACGGGTGATTTCACCTGGACGCCCAGCGAAGCTCAGGGCCCTGGGGTCTACCCGGTGACCATCCGGGTGAGCGACAATGGTTCCCCCATTCGGTTTGCCGAGGAAACCATCAATATTACCGTCAACGAGGTCAATGCCGGCCCCGCCCCCCAGGACGATGCCTTCGAGGCGGCCGAGGGGAGCCGCGACAACCCTCTGGATGTGCTGGGCAACGACAGCGATCCCGACCCGGGCGACACCCTGGTGATCAGCGCCGTGGGTTCCCCCGACCGGGGAGGAGCGGTCGCCGTTGCCCCGGGCGGCGCCGGCCTGGTCTACACGCCGGTCGCCGGGTTCCTCGGCAGCGAAACCTTCAGCTACACGGTACGCGATTCGTCCGGGGCCACGGCCGCTGCCTCGGTCACCGTCACGGTGCGCGAGCGCAGCGCCCATCCGGAGTATTCCAGCCTGACCGCGGTGCCGACCCTGGTCATCGCCGACGGGGTTTCGGCGAGTATTGTCACTGCCAGCCTGCATGACGCCGAACACAAAGCTGTCTCCGGCAAGAACATCTCCTGGAGCGCGGCCTGGGAGTCGACGGCCGGTGCCATCGCCCCCCTGGCTGTCGGCAGTCCGGCGAATTTCGCACCGAGTTGGGGCGTTTCCGATCTGAACGGGGCGGTGGTTGCCTCGCTGACCTCCACAGTGCCGGGGGTTGCCACCGTAACCGGGACCAACCTCACTGACGGTTTCGAGCTGGCCGCACGGCCCCTGGTCATCTTCACCCAGGGGCAGGTCCTCGAGCTGGACAAGTCCTCGAACCGCAGCGAGGTGCTGGTCGGCGACGTGGTCACTTACAGCATCGCGCTGCGCAACACCGTCGACCGGGACGTGACCGCGGTGCGGGTCGATGACAAGCTGCCGCCGAATTTCAAGTATGTGAAAGGCAGCACCCTGGTCAACGGGGCCAGGGCCGCCGATCCGACCGGCAGCCGCACCCTGAGCTTCGATATCGGCACCGTGCCGGCCCTGGCCGACGCCAACGGCAACGGCAGGGCCGACCCCGGCGAGCCGGGCTATGTGACCCTGAGCTACCAGCTGGTGGTCGGCTCGGGAGCCAACACCGGCGATTTCGTCAACCGCGCCGTGGCCCGCGACGTCTGCGAAACCTGCTACCTCTCCAACCCCGCCGAGGCACGGGTGCGGGTGGCCGTCGACCCGCTGTTTGACCTGGGGACCATCATCGGCAAGGTCTTCGAGGACCACGACGGCGACGGCTGGCAGGATCCGGGCGAAGAAGGAGTGCCCGGCGCCATGGTCGCCCTCGACGACGGCACCTATGTGCTCACCGACGCGTACGGCCGCTACCACTTCCCGGCGGTCAAGCCGGGTCAGCGCCTGGTCAAGATCAACCTGCAGAGCCTGGCCGCCGGCGCCGAGGCCACCCAGGGCGAAACCCGGGTGCTGAGCCTCACAGAGGGCTTGCTGGCCAAGGCCAACTTCGGGGTGCGCTACCGCTACCAGAGCCGCAGCATCGGCGACCAGGGGGAGACCGGACTGCGCCTGGAGAGCGAAGCGTACCGGCGCCCCCTCGAGGTGGTGGGCAACACCGGCGGCATGACCCTGCTGGTCAACGGCGAACCCCTGGCCCTGCCGGGCAACAGCGTGCGCATGACCCTGGAGGACCTCGACGAGGTGATTGACATCAAGGGGGGCGCCCTCGCCGAACCGGTGCGCTTCGACCTGGGCGTCGATGCCGGGCGCGAGGTGGCCGGCTGGCGTTTCGTCATCATGGACGGCGCCGGCGAGCCGCTGCGGGTTTTCGAAGGCAGGGGGAACCCGCCGCCCGCCATCCGCTGGAACGGCCGCACCGATGCTGGCAAGCTGGTCCCCGGCGGCTCGATCTGCCAGTACCAGATGGAGGTTCGCTACGCCGACGGCAGCCACACGACCAGCAGCCGGCGGCTGTTCGGGGTCAACTGCAGCTCGGCGATCTCCCTCGACCTGACCGGCAGCGCCTTCATCTCCGGCTCGGCCACCCTCAGCCCCGAAGCCAGAGACGCCCTGCGCAAGGCCGCCGAAGTGTTCAAAAACTACCCCGATGAGCGGATCGTCATCGAGGGCCACACCGACTGGGTGGGGACCGACGAGTACAACCTCGATCTCGCCAAGCGCCGCGCCGAGGCGGCGGTGGCCTTTCTGGTGGAGCAGGGCAAGCTCCCCCGCGAACGCTTCGTGGTGCGCTGGTTCGGCGAGTCGCGTCCCATCGCCAGCAACGACATGGAAGAGGGAAGGGCGCTCAACCGCCGGGTGGAGATCAAGGGCGAGTTCCAGGAGGTGGAGCGAGCCCGCCTGCACGACCAGTTCCGCACCGAACCGCAGGTGCGCCTCAACGGCCGTGAAGTCGAAGTGACCGAGGGGGGGCGTTTTGCGGCCCAGGTCAACGGCGAGGACCTCGAGCGGCTCGATGTGGAAATGGGCGATCAGCAGGGGCGCACCTCAAGGGTGAGCTTTCCGGTGCCTACCCTGGAGATCGTCGACCCGGTGGGCGAGACGCGGTTGGCCGCCGGGGACCTCCCCCAGGCGCCAGGACAGGACCCGCAACAGCCCCTTCTGCAGTACCGGCTGGTGGGGCGCACCGAACCGGGCAACCAGGTGGAACTCGACGGCGAGCCGCTGCAGGTCGGTGCCGACGGCACCTTCACCGGCGAGCTGCCCCTGCGCCGGGGCGAGAACCCCTTCGCCATCCTGGTGCGCAATCCCGCGGGAGTCACCCGGGTGGGCGGGGTCGACCTGACCCTGTCCGAGCGCGAGGCCGACGGCAAACTGGTGATGCTCGCCAAACCGGTGCCCAGCCTGACCGTCAAACTCCCCCCCGCCGGGGGCAAACTGCAGACCCCGGTGCTGACCGTTTCCGGCACCACCGACCCGGGCAACAGCGTGCTGGTCAACGGCCTGCGGGTGGCGGTGCGCCCCGACGGCCGCTTCGCCTCGACCCTGGAGCTGCCCGACGGCAAGAGCACGCTCAAGGTCGAGGTGAGCGACCCCGAGGGGAACCGCGGCGCCATCGAACAGGCCCTCGAGGTCAGCGACACCCGCCTGTTCTTCCTGGCCTTCGCCGACGGCAAGGTGAGCCAGCTCAAGGCCAGAGGCAACCTGGACAACGCCGGGGTCGACAAGTCCAGCCAGGTCGTCTCCGACGGCCGCATCGCCCTCTACCTCAAGGGGGTCATCGCCGGGCGTTACCTGATCACCGCCGCCCTGGACACCGGCCAGCAGAAGGCCGAAAACCTCTTCTCCGATCTGGACGAAGTCGAAAACGACCGTCTGCTGACCAACCTCGACCCCGACAAGCTCTACCCGGTCTACGGCGACGACAGCACCCTGGTCTACGACACCCAGAGTCAGGGCAAGCTCTACCTGGCCCTCGACAGCGACGAGCTGCACCTGTTGCTCGGCAACTATGCGGTCAACCTCAGCGACACCGAGCTGGCCGCCTACCAGCGCACCCTCTACGGCGGTCACCTGGTCTACCAGTCGCCCTCACGCACCCGCTACGGCGACCCTCACACCAAGGTGGAGGCCTTCGCCGCCGAGGTCCGCCAGGCGCACATCCGCGATGAGCTGCGGGCCACCGGAGGTTCGCTCTATTTTCTGAGCCAGGACCCGGTCATCGAAGGCAGCGAGCAGGTCACCCTGGTGGTGCGCGACAAAAACACCGGGCTGGTGCTGGCCCGGGTGCCCCAGCAGCAGAACGTCGACTACACGATCAAGTACGACCAGGGGCGCATCCTGTTCCACCGGCCGGTGGCCAGCGTGCACCAGGACGGCCGGCTGGTCGACCGGGCGCTTCTGCCCGGCAACCCGGTGTTCATCCAGGTCGATTACGAAACCGAGCTCGAATCCTTCGAGAAGACCGCCTTCGGCGGCCGGGTGCGCCAGCAGCTCGGCGACCACCTGGCGGTAGGGGGCAGCTACGTGCAGGACGAGCTGGAGGCCGGCAGCTACGAACTGAGCGGCCTCGACGCCGAGATCCGCCTCGGCGACGGCACCCGCATTCTTGGCGAATACGCCACCAGCAGCGGCGCCGACGCCCTGACCCGCATCAGCGAGGACGGCGGCCTCTCCTATCGCAGCTTCGCCGCCGGCGGTGATCAGGACGGCTCGGCCTGGAAAACCGCCCTTGAGGTCGATATCGGCGAGTGGTTCGGCTCGCCCGACCGCTATCAGGCCGGGGCCTACATCAAGCAGCTGCGCCCGGGCTTTCTGTCCGCCGGCAACTTCGCCGAGCAGGGGACGGAAAAATACGGCGCCCACCTGCGCCTGCGCCTGAGCGGCCGCGACCGGCTGCTGGCCCGCTACGACCGCGAACAGCTCGAGGCCGGCGACCCGGCCGCCCTCGGCGAGGCCGACACCGGCACCCTGCAGTGGGAGCACGACCACGGTCGCTGGGGGGTGACCGGCGAGTACCAGGTGAGGCAGAGCCGCGAGGTATCGGGGCGCAAACTCGAGGATTCGCAGCTGGCCGCCGCCCGCTTCCGCCTGGATATCACCGAGCGCCTTACCAGCTGGCTCGAGCACCAGCAGACGGTCAAGGGACCGCGCAACGACCAGACCACCCTGGGGGCCGAGTACCAGGTCAACGACCTGCTCGCCCTCAACGCCAGCGGCACCGTCGGCTCGGAGGGGAACTCGGCCCAGGGCGGGGCGAGCCTGGCGGTGGGCCAGGGGCACATCTACCTGACCCAGCGCCTCGCCGAGGAGCGGGCGGGGCGGGTGCGCACCACCATCGTCGGCGGCGAAACCCCCTACGGGGAGAACACCAAGGTCTATTCCGAGTACCACTGGGAGCGTTCGCCCGACGGCTACCGCAACCTCTCCCTGTTCGGCGCCGAGCGCCGCTGGGACCTGTTCAAGGGGGTGCGGGTGCTGCTCTCCGGCGAGTACGGCGAGATTCCCGGCGAGCCCGAGGACACCCGCCGCTACACCGTCTCCGGCGGCGTTTCCTACAATCCCCGCGACGGGCTGAAGATCTCGACCCGCAACGAGGTGCGCCGCGAGCGCGGCGGAGTGGAGCGCACCCAGTACCTGACCACCAACCACCTCGAGGTCAGGCTCAACCCCGACTACACGCTGCTCGGCAAATACCGCTACAGCGTCACCCGCGACGAAGAGCTCGAGCGCGTCGAAGCGCGTTTCACCGAGGCGAGCCTGGGCCTTGCCTATCGACCGGTGGCCCACGACCGCTTCAACGCCCTGCTGCGCTACACCTACCTGCGCGACCGGCAGGCGCAGAACCTGCTGGGCGACGAGCGCGAGGAGAGCCAGTCCCACGTCGCTTCGGCCGAATGGTCGCTGGACATCAACCGCCACCTCGAGTGGGTGGACAAGGAAGCGATCCGCATCAAGAAAGAAAAGCTCGGCAATCGCGGGTCCGGCGAAACCACCACTTGGCTCTCCATCCACCGGCTCAACTATCACCTGTTGCCGAAGATCGATGTCGGCGCCGAATACCGCATGCTGGTGCAGGACGAGGCCCAGGACCAGCGCCAGGGGTGGCTGATCGAGGTCACCTGGCAGATGGTGCAGAATTTCCGCCTCGGCGTCGGCTACAACTTCACCGATTTCTCCGATGACGAATTTTCCGACAACGACTACTCCGTCGAAGGGTGGTTCGTACGTGCGCAAGGGGTCTACTGA